A single region of the Gossypium arboreum isolate Shixiya-1 chromosome 12, ASM2569848v2, whole genome shotgun sequence genome encodes:
- the LOC108478077 gene encoding sugar transport protein 11-like isoform X2, producing the protein MLAGGVAFLIGSILNGVAMNIGVLIFGRLLLGVGVGFANQSVPVYLSEMAPASIRGALNIGFQMAITIGILAAGLINYGTAKIEGGWGWRLSLVLAVFPAVVMTAGSYLLPDTPNSILERGQPEKARQMLQKVRGTQHVDAEFQDLLDATEAAKKVDHPWTNILQPRYRPQLVLCIVIPFFQQLTGINVVMFYAPVLFKTLGFGDDASLMSAVISGIVNVLATMVSIYSVDKFGRRVLFLEGGAQMFLFQIAIGTMIAVRFGVNGDGELSRWDANILLLFICAYVAAFAWSWGPLGWLVPSEICPLEIRSAGQGINVAINMIFTFIIGQVFLSMLCHMKFGLFFFFAGFVVIMTVFVYYFLPETKNVPIEEINQVWKQHWFWGKYILDEALIGLSRNDEGRDT; encoded by the exons ATGTTAGCTGGAGGTGTTGCATTTCTCATCGGTTCCATCTTGAATGGTGTTGCCATGAACATTGGTGTCCTAATCTTTGGCCGTTTGTTGCTTGGTGTTGGCGTTGGATTTGCTAATCAG TCTGTTCCTGTATACTTATCCGAAATGGCACCTGCAAGCATTAGAGGAGCTTTGAACATTGGTTTCCAAATGGCCATTACCATCGGTATTCTAGCTGCGGGCCTTATTAACTATGGCACAGCAAAGATCGAAGGTGGATGGGGATGGCGGCTTTCTCTAGTTCTGGCAGTTTTTCCTGCTGTAGTGATGACCGCCGGATCATACCTGCTACCAGACACTCCCAATTCCATCCTCGAGAGAGGCCAACCCGAGAAGGCGAGGCAGATGTTGCAGAAAGTCCGGGGCACGCAACATGTGGATGCCGAGTTTCAGGACTTGCTCGACGCCACCGAAGCTGCCAAGAAGGTGGATCACCCATGGACGAACATCCTCCAACCAAGATACAGGCCTCAACTTGTCCTCTGCATCGTCATCCCATTCTTCCAACAGCTCACCGGAATCAACGTTGTTATGTTCTACGCACCTGTTCTCTTCAAGACCTTGGGTTTCGGTGATGATGCCTCGCTCATGTCCGCAGTCATATCTGGCATCGTCAATGTCCTTGCCACCATGGTTTCCATCTATTCAGTCGATAAGTTCGGACGAAGGGTGTTGTTCCTCGAAGGTGGCGCACAAATGTTCCTTTTCCAG ATTGCGATAGGAACGATGATTGCGGTGAGGTTTGGGGTGAATGGAGATGGAGAGTTATCAAGGTGGGATGCCAACATACTGTTGCTGTTCATCTGTGCATACGTGGCAGCATTTGCATGGTCATGGGGACCATTGGGATGGCTGGTTCCAAGTGAGATCTGTCCCTTGGAAATCCGATCAGCAGGACAAGGCATTAACGTGGCTATAAACATGATCTTCACCTTCATCATTGGTCAAGTATTCCTGAGCATGCTTTGCCACATGAAGTTTGGGCTCTTCTTTTTCTTTGCCGGGTTCGTGGTAATAATGACGGTCTTCGTCTACTACTTCTTGCCGGAGACAAAGAACGTGCCAATAGAAGAGATAAACCAAGTGTGGAAGCAACACTGGTTTTGGGGAAAGTATATCCTAGACGAGGCCCTCATTGGACTGAGCCGCAACGATGAAGGAAGAGATACTTGA
- the LOC108478077 gene encoding sugar transport protein 11-like isoform X1: MEGEGFVAASKVNIYEGRVTAFVICTCLIAASGGLLFGYDLGISGGVTSMEPFLNKFFPSVLEQQSKASQTENQYCKFDSQLLTLFTSSLYLAALVASFFASIVTRIFGRKISMLAGGVAFLIGSILNGVAMNIGVLIFGRLLLGVGVGFANQSVPVYLSEMAPASIRGALNIGFQMAITIGILAAGLINYGTAKIEGGWGWRLSLVLAVFPAVVMTAGSYLLPDTPNSILERGQPEKARQMLQKVRGTQHVDAEFQDLLDATEAAKKVDHPWTNILQPRYRPQLVLCIVIPFFQQLTGINVVMFYAPVLFKTLGFGDDASLMSAVISGIVNVLATMVSIYSVDKFGRRVLFLEGGAQMFLFQIAIGTMIAVRFGVNGDGELSRWDANILLLFICAYVAAFAWSWGPLGWLVPSEICPLEIRSAGQGINVAINMIFTFIIGQVFLSMLCHMKFGLFFFFAGFVVIMTVFVYYFLPETKNVPIEEINQVWKQHWFWGKYILDEALIGLSRNDEGRDT, encoded by the exons ATGGAAGGCGAAGGATTTGTTGCCGCAAGCAAAGTGAACATCTATGAAGGCCGTGTCACCGCCTTCGTCATCTGCACTTGCCTCATTGCTGCCAGTGGTGGTCTGCTCTTCGGCTATGACCTGGGTATCTCAGGTGGGGTCACATCAATGGAGCCTTTTCTGAACAAGTTCTTCCCTAGTGTTTTGGAACAACAGAGTAAGGCATCCCAAACCGAGAACCAGTACTGCAAATTCGATAGCCAACTACTCACTCTTTTCACTTCTTCCCTTTACCTTGCTGCTTTGGTCGCCTCCTTCTTTGCCTCCATTGTTACCAGGATCTTTGGCCGCAAAATTTCCATGTTAGCTGGAGGTGTTGCATTTCTCATCGGTTCCATCTTGAATGGTGTTGCCATGAACATTGGTGTCCTAATCTTTGGCCGTTTGTTGCTTGGTGTTGGCGTTGGATTTGCTAATCAG TCTGTTCCTGTATACTTATCCGAAATGGCACCTGCAAGCATTAGAGGAGCTTTGAACATTGGTTTCCAAATGGCCATTACCATCGGTATTCTAGCTGCGGGCCTTATTAACTATGGCACAGCAAAGATCGAAGGTGGATGGGGATGGCGGCTTTCTCTAGTTCTGGCAGTTTTTCCTGCTGTAGTGATGACCGCCGGATCATACCTGCTACCAGACACTCCCAATTCCATCCTCGAGAGAGGCCAACCCGAGAAGGCGAGGCAGATGTTGCAGAAAGTCCGGGGCACGCAACATGTGGATGCCGAGTTTCAGGACTTGCTCGACGCCACCGAAGCTGCCAAGAAGGTGGATCACCCATGGACGAACATCCTCCAACCAAGATACAGGCCTCAACTTGTCCTCTGCATCGTCATCCCATTCTTCCAACAGCTCACCGGAATCAACGTTGTTATGTTCTACGCACCTGTTCTCTTCAAGACCTTGGGTTTCGGTGATGATGCCTCGCTCATGTCCGCAGTCATATCTGGCATCGTCAATGTCCTTGCCACCATGGTTTCCATCTATTCAGTCGATAAGTTCGGACGAAGGGTGTTGTTCCTCGAAGGTGGCGCACAAATGTTCCTTTTCCAG ATTGCGATAGGAACGATGATTGCGGTGAGGTTTGGGGTGAATGGAGATGGAGAGTTATCAAGGTGGGATGCCAACATACTGTTGCTGTTCATCTGTGCATACGTGGCAGCATTTGCATGGTCATGGGGACCATTGGGATGGCTGGTTCCAAGTGAGATCTGTCCCTTGGAAATCCGATCAGCAGGACAAGGCATTAACGTGGCTATAAACATGATCTTCACCTTCATCATTGGTCAAGTATTCCTGAGCATGCTTTGCCACATGAAGTTTGGGCTCTTCTTTTTCTTTGCCGGGTTCGTGGTAATAATGACGGTCTTCGTCTACTACTTCTTGCCGGAGACAAAGAACGTGCCAATAGAAGAGATAAACCAAGTGTGGAAGCAACACTGGTTTTGGGGAAAGTATATCCTAGACGAGGCCCTCATTGGACTGAGCCGCAACGATGAAGGAAGAGATACTTGA